The Deinococcus terrestris genomic sequence CCCGGCTCGCCCGTGCGGAGGTAGTCCAGCAGCGGCTCGCGCATGGGCGGGGACTCCAGCAGTTCCATCGCCTCGTCGGGGGTGCAGAAACGGGCCTCCACGATGAAGCCGTCGGGGTCGGCGGGGTTGAGAAGGCCCTCCCAGGTGGCCTCGAAGGCGACCGCAATGGCCCGCTCGCCCCGGCGCTCGTCCTCGATATGCACCGTGTAGACCATGTGCTTGATGCCGGTAAGCTTGAGGCCCGTCTCCTCCACGATCTCGCGGTAGAGGGCTTCGAGCAGCGTCTCGCCGGGTTCGACCACCCCGCCGGGCAGGGTGTGGCGCACCCGTCCGAGGCCCTGCCAGTCGTTGCCGACGAGCAGCACCCGCCCGAAGCGGTCTCGCAGCACCCCGGCGGCGACGAGGAGGTCACGCCGCGCCATCGGGGGCCTCCGCGAGGTCGAGCAACTGCCGCTCGCGCTCCTGCCGGGCCAGGGCCGCCACGACGGGTGCGAGCCCCC encodes the following:
- a CDS encoding NUDIX hydrolase, whose amino-acid sequence is MARRDLLVAAGVLRDRFGRVLLVGNDWQGLGRVRHTLPGGVVEPGETLLEALYREIVEETGLKLTGIKHMVYTVHIEDERRGERAIAVAFEATWEGLLNPADPDGFIVEARFCTPDEAMELLESPPMREPLLDYLRTGEPGRFYAFKGWDGRGGLRVPPLKAESR